A stretch of Gemmobacter fulvus DNA encodes these proteins:
- a CDS encoding DUF533 domain-containing protein — protein MSLIKTLAKVAIGVAIAKGVNHVTQNGLPGRSSGSAGTSRSGGGLGDLGNLLGGKAGGGMSGGLGGLLDGLTGGGTTSRSTSRRSSAPSGLEGLLGGAGGLGGLLGGLLGGASATTRTSSRSTGGLGAMLNDALTGQASPEEPSRDQELAAALMLRAMVQAAKADGVLDAEEKAQLMQALDGAEDAEIAFVNQELAAPVDVDALVRQVPVGMEAQVYAVSLAAIRLDHPSEVRYLQDLAQALELDRQEVNDIHRSAGVAPLYA, from the coding sequence ATGAGCCTGATCAAGACTCTGGCCAAGGTTGCCATCGGCGTGGCGATTGCCAAGGGCGTGAACCATGTCACACAGAACGGTCTGCCGGGCCGCAGCAGCGGCAGCGCGGGCACCAGCCGCAGCGGCGGTGGCCTGGGCGATCTGGGCAATCTGCTCGGCGGCAAGGCCGGTGGCGGCATGTCGGGCGGGCTGGGGGGGCTGCTGGATGGTTTGACCGGCGGCGGCACGACCAGCCGCAGCACCAGCCGCCGCAGCTCCGCCCCCTCGGGTCTGGAGGGGCTGCTGGGCGGCGCCGGTGGGTTGGGCGGGCTGCTCGGGGGCTTGCTGGGCGGGGCGTCGGCAACCACCCGCACGAGTTCGCGCAGCACGGGCGGGCTTGGCGCGATGCTGAATGATGCGCTGACGGGGCAGGCTTCGCCCGAGGAACCGAGCCGCGATCAGGAACTGGCCGCCGCCCTGATGCTGCGCGCGATGGTGCAGGCCGCCAAGGCCGATGGCGTGCTGGATGCCGAGGAGAAGGCGCAGCTGATGCAGGCGCTGGACGGGGCCGAAGATGCCGAAATCGCCTTTGTTAATCAAGAGCTTGCCGCCCCGGTCGATGTGGACGCACTGGTGCGGCAGGTGCCCGTCGGCATGGAAGCGCAGGTCTATGCGGTGTCATTGGCCGCCATCCGGCTCGATCATCCGAGCGAGGTGCGCTATTTGCAGGATCTGGCGCAGGCACTGGAACTGGACCGGCAAGAGGTGAATGACATTCACCGCAGTGCCGGTGTGGCCCCCCTTTACGCCTGA
- a CDS encoding Fur family transcriptional regulator, whose product MSETIITRCEAKGLRMTEQRRIVARVIGAADDHPDVEELYARAAAIDPRISLATVYRTVKLFEEAGILEKLEFGDGRARYEDADRDHHDHLIDVNSGQVIEFIDPDIEELQERIAQRLGYRLIGHRLELLGVPLKKA is encoded by the coding sequence ATGAGCGAGACGATCATCACCCGCTGCGAGGCCAAGGGTCTGCGCATGACCGAACAGAGGCGCATCGTCGCGCGTGTCATCGGGGCGGCGGACGATCATCCTGATGTGGAAGAGCTTTATGCCCGCGCTGCCGCCATCGACCCGCGCATTTCGCTGGCCACTGTCTATCGCACCGTCAAACTGTTCGAAGAGGCGGGGATTCTGGAAAAGCTGGAATTCGGCGATGGCCGCGCGCGCTATGAAGATGCCGACCGCGATCACCACGACCATCTGATCGACGTCAACTCTGGTCAGGTCATCGAATTCATTGATCCCGACATTGAAGAGCTGCAAGAACGCATCGCCCAGCGGTTGGGCTATCGGCTGATCGGGCATCGGCTGGAACTTCTGGGCGTGCCGCTCAAGAAAGCATGA
- a CDS encoding DMT family transporter, whose amino-acid sequence MTDTKDNLRGILLMVAAMGGFALEDMFIKWAAADLPTGQILVMLGVVGTPVFALMARMEGARAWSRLAWHPAVIWRNLGEMVGTFGFITALALTPLTTATAIFQAAPLAVTLGAALFLGEKVGWRRWSAILLGFVGVLIIIRPGFDGFVLASLWSVLAVIGLSVRDVATRRIPGSITTAQISAWGFFAVALLGAMMLAVTGGAVMPTVAQSGYMAGALFFGISGYWAITQAMRVGEVSVVTPFRYARLVFAMVIGMVVFAERPDAITFAGAALIIGSGLYTFARERMRKRAAARLQA is encoded by the coding sequence ATGACCGATACAAAAGACAACCTGCGCGGCATCCTGCTGATGGTCGCCGCGATGGGCGGCTTTGCTCTGGAAGATATGTTCATCAAATGGGCCGCCGCCGATCTGCCCACCGGGCAGATCCTTGTCATGCTGGGCGTGGTCGGCACGCCGGTCTTTGCGCTGATGGCGAGGATGGAGGGCGCGCGGGCCTGGTCGCGCCTTGCCTGGCACCCGGCGGTGATCTGGCGCAATCTGGGCGAGATGGTGGGGACATTCGGCTTCATCACCGCGCTGGCGCTGACACCGCTGACCACTGCCACCGCGATCTTTCAGGCCGCGCCACTGGCCGTCACGCTGGGGGCTGCGCTGTTTCTGGGCGAAAAGGTCGGCTGGCGACGGTGGAGCGCGATCCTGCTGGGCTTTGTCGGCGTGCTGATCATCATCCGCCCCGGTTTCGACGGTTTTGTGCTGGCCTCGCTCTGGTCGGTGCTGGCGGTGATCGGCCTGTCGGTGCGCGATGTGGCCACCCGGCGCATCCCTGGCAGCATCACCACGGCGCAGATCTCGGCCTGGGGCTTTTTCGCCGTGGCCCTGCTGGGCGCGATGATGCTGGCGGTGACGGGTGGTGCGGTGATGCCGACTGTGGCGCAATCGGGCTATATGGCCGGGGCACTGTTCTTCGGCATTTCGGGCTATTGGGCGATCACGCAGGCGATGCGCGTGGGCGAGGTGTCGGTGGTCACGCCCTTCCGCTATGCGCGGCTGGTCTTTGCCATGGTGATCGGCATGGTGGTGTTTGCCGAACGGCCCGATGCCATCACCTTTGCCGGGGCGGCGCTGATCATCGGATCTGGGCTTTACACCTTTGCGCGTGAACGGATGCGCAAACGCGCGGCGGCCCGGCTTCAGGCCTGA